From Agelaius phoeniceus isolate bAgePho1 chromosome 27, bAgePho1.hap1, whole genome shotgun sequence, one genomic window encodes:
- the LOC143695950 gene encoding class II histocompatibility antigen, B-L beta chain-like: MGRGAAAGALLVALVVLGAPPAAGAELSGVFQLMSKAECHFINGTEKVRYVERHIYNREQFLMFDSDVGHYVGFTPAGERWAKGWNSDPAIMEYQRGEVDRYCRYNYEGSRPFITERRVPPSVSISLVPPSSSQPGPGRLLCSVMDFYPAAIQVRWFQGQQELSEHVVATDVVPNGDWTYQLLVLLETPPRRGLTYSCQVEHVSLEQPLSRHWEMPPDAARSKMLTGIGGFVLGFVFLALGLGFYVRKKSS, encoded by the exons ATGGGGCGAGGGGCGGCAGCCGGGGCCctactggtggcactggtggtgctgggagcccccccggctGCGGGCGCGGAGCTCTCGG GGGTGTTCCAGCTCATGTCTAAGGCCGAGTGTCACTTCATTAACGGCACGGAGAAGGTGAGGTACGTGGAGAGGCACATCTACAACCGGGAGCAGTTCCTGATGTTCGACAGCGACGTGGGGCACTACGTGGGGTTCACCCCCGCTGGGGAGAGGTGGGCCAAGGGCTGGAACAGCGACCCAGCCATAATGGAGTACCAACGAGGTGAGGTGGACCGGTACTGCCGGTACAACTACGAGGGGTCCCGCCCGTTCATCACGGAGCGCCGAG tgccccccagcgTGTCCATCTCGCTGGTGCCCCCCTCGAGCTCCCAGCCGGGCCCCGGCCGCCTGCTCTGCTCCGTGATGGATTTCTaccctgctgccatccaggTGAGGTGgttccagggccagcaggagctctcGGAGCACGTGGTGGCCACCGACGTGGTCCCCAACGGGGACTGGACCtaccagctgctggtgctgctggaaacGCCGCCCCGGCGCGGGCTCACCTACAGCTGCCAGGTGGAGCAcgtcagcctggagcagcccctgagccGGCACTGGG AGATGCCGCCGGACGCCGCCCGCAGCAAGATGCTGACGGGCATCGGGGGCTTCGTCTTGGGCTTCGTCTTCCTGGCGCTGGGGCTCGGCTTCTACGTGCGCAAGAAG agctcctga
- the LOC129134638 gene encoding class II histocompatibility antigen, B-L beta chain-like, translating into MGRGAAAGALLVALVVLGAPPAAGAELSGVFVNLQKAECHFINGTEKVRFVERYIYNRMQDVMFDSDVGHYVGFTPAGERWAKGWNSDPAILEYKRAQVDRYCRHNYPIAAPFSVERRVPPSVSISLVPPSSSQPGPGRLLCSVMDFYPAAIQVRWFQGQQELSEHVVATDVVPNGDWTYQLLVLLETPPRRGLTYSCQVEHVSLEQPLSRHWEMPPDAARSKMLTGIGGFVLGFVFLALGLGFYVRKKSS; encoded by the exons ATGGGGCGAGGGGCGGCAGCCGGGGCCctactggtggcactggtggtgctgggagcccccccggctGCGGGCGCGGAGCTCTCGG GGGTGTTCGTGAACCTGCAAAAGGCCGAGTGTCACTTCATTAACGGCACGGAGAAGGTGAGGTTCGTGGAGAGGTACATCTACAACCGGATGCAGGACGTGATGTTCGACAGTGACGTGGGGCACTACGTGGGGTTCACCCCCGCTGGGGAGAGGTGGGCCAAGGGCTGGAACAGCGACCCGGCCATACTGGAGTACAAACGGGCTCAGGTGGACCGGTACTGCCGGCACAACTACCCGATTGCTGCCCCGTTCAGCGTGGAGCGCCGAG tgccccccagcgTGTCCATCTCGCTGGTGCCCCCCTCGagctcccagcccggccccggccgcctGCTCTGCTCCGTGATGGATTTCTaccctgctgccatccaggTGAGGTGgttccagggccagcaggagctctcGGAGCACGTGGTGGCCACCGACGTGGTCCCCAACGGGGACTGGACCtaccagctgctggtgctgctggaaacGCCGCCCCGGCGCGGGCTCACCTACAGCTGCCAGGTGGAGCAcgtcagcctggagcagcccctgagccGGCACTGGG AGATGCCGCCGGACGCCGCCCGCAGCAAGATGCTGACGGGCATCGGGGGCTTCGTCTTGGGCTTCGTCTTCCTGGCGCTGGGGCTCGGCTTCTACGTGCGCAAGAAG agctcctga